The following coding sequences are from one Cystobacter fuscus DSM 2262 window:
- a CDS encoding HAMP domain-containing sensor histidine kinase gives MKRQPRRRLALQIWGLGVLNVAFALSASIFLARLAPRESLSAAEHHMTYVAERLAEDAVDDSSLRNAVARYLRLPKAYAVVTKPDGTVFGSAPRPPFDPRSSVVVSSGPLKGTRIEVGMIPGGPGPLFLWMVIVIAILVVTSFVAARYLTHPLTRLADAARRFGDGNLAVRVGIRRRDEVGAVARSFDEMAERIERLVRAQRELLANVSHELRTPLARIQVSLDLAEDDPELARESLHDISEELHELQTLISDVLMLARLEGGSAAASGLPPLKLEPTSLDKLCEKAAGKFRVRFPKRELATRVGTLPVCEVDPVLLRRAIDNLLENAAKYSPRDTAIELDASADSAGVQIVVRDRGEGITAEDLPFVFDPFFRADRVRTKKGPGGVGLGLSLVRRIVEAHGGTIALAPAEDRGTRATIRLPVRNAE, from the coding sequence TTGAAACGTCAGCCGAGACGACGGCTCGCTTTGCAGATCTGGGGCCTCGGGGTCCTGAACGTCGCCTTCGCACTCAGCGCCTCGATCTTCCTGGCGAGGCTGGCTCCGCGCGAGTCGCTCAGCGCTGCCGAGCACCACATGACGTACGTGGCGGAGCGGTTGGCCGAGGACGCCGTCGACGATTCGAGCCTGCGGAACGCGGTCGCGAGATATCTGCGGCTTCCGAAAGCATATGCTGTCGTGACGAAACCAGATGGCACTGTGTTCGGCTCCGCGCCACGTCCACCCTTCGACCCTCGTAGCTCGGTCGTCGTCTCCTCGGGACCGTTGAAGGGGACGCGCATCGAGGTCGGGATGATCCCGGGGGGGCCGGGCCCCCTCTTCCTGTGGATGGTCATCGTGATCGCCATCCTCGTGGTGACCTCCTTCGTCGCGGCGAGATACCTCACCCACCCGCTCACGCGTCTCGCGGACGCCGCACGACGATTCGGAGACGGAAACCTCGCCGTGCGCGTAGGTATTCGTCGCCGGGACGAGGTCGGCGCCGTGGCCCGGTCGTTCGACGAGATGGCCGAACGCATCGAGCGGCTGGTTCGCGCTCAGCGGGAGCTCCTCGCGAACGTGTCGCACGAGCTCCGCACACCGCTCGCCCGCATCCAGGTCTCGCTCGATCTGGCGGAGGACGATCCGGAACTCGCACGCGAATCGCTCCACGACATCTCCGAGGAGCTGCACGAACTCCAGACACTGATTTCGGACGTGCTGATGCTCGCGCGGCTGGAAGGTGGCAGCGCCGCGGCCAGCGGGTTGCCTCCACTCAAGCTCGAGCCGACGTCCCTCGACAAGCTGTGCGAGAAGGCGGCCGGCAAGTTCCGCGTACGGTTTCCGAAGCGCGAACTCGCCACGCGAGTCGGGACGCTCCCTGTCTGCGAGGTCGACCCGGTCCTCCTGCGCCGGGCCATCGACAATCTGCTCGAGAACGCCGCGAAATACTCTCCGCGCGACACCGCCATCGAACTGGATGCGAGCGCCGACTCGGCTGGCGTCCAGATCGTCGTCCGCGACCGGGGCGAGGGCATTACGGCGGAAGACCTTCCGTTCGTCTTCGACCCGTTCTTCCGGGCCGACCGGGTCCGGACGAAAAAGGGACCTGGAGGCGTCGGCCTCGGCCTGTCACTGGTGAGACGGATCGTCGAGGCGCATGGAGGCACCATCGCGCTCGCGCCCGCGGAGGACAGGGGCACGCGTGCGACGATCCGCCTCCCGGTGCGCAACGCGGAATAG
- a CDS encoding DUF6351 family protein, which produces MNRYATLVMVAISLAACESPDITEIEGSVLSSPRPDLVSGGDTLIKVTGAQGRSISISVNGSPADLRIRESNPSNTIALIEGLRLGKNDIVVRAGRASARLTVVNHPKDGPILSGPHLTPYECRTVEAGLGMPIDGNCNIKTRYDWFYRATDKAFKPLPSGALPSDLSTTTTIDGRTVPYIVRVEAGTINRTIYKIAILDDPSNAPGPDWRPGPGWNGRLTVSFGFGTGNKYHQGTLDPKDGVDVFNDRFLSRGFAHLVASEFVNHVHSNPVLQGEALMMLKEHFIEQYGQPRWTTGSGGSGGSVQQLGIAQIYPGLLDGIMPSASFPDNTVFPVAQCVLVKGAMKRSGRTFSVEKQQEIEGHYPGMCDTLADLGALYSATEPVMCDLKDTSLVYDPKRNPRGPRCGLHETLANIVGRDPETGFRLHFEDNVGVQYGLKGLNDGRLTVDEFLDVNENIGGFDVDGNWQAARMQGDPAAIRRAYESGIVNSGGGGLAVTPIVQFRTYTDQLKDLHDRFRDLVVRDRLVRTNGDAENHVIWLSSIESKVDLSDLALDTMTRWLDAITTDPAPLSHEKVVRARPAEATDAYWDAADVKHPEKTSWDPTTAFNKLMPYHTDPILQAGGPTTADVLKCRLKPIDFRSYSVAFSAEQQARLRRIFPEGVCDYIEPGIGQVPLKGTYQAY; this is translated from the coding sequence ATGAATCGATATGCCACTCTTGTCATGGTCGCCATCAGCCTGGCGGCCTGTGAATCCCCTGACATCACGGAGATCGAAGGGAGCGTGCTGTCGTCGCCGCGCCCGGACCTCGTCTCCGGCGGCGACACACTGATCAAGGTAACTGGCGCGCAGGGACGTTCTATCTCGATTTCAGTCAACGGCAGCCCCGCCGACCTGCGCATCAGGGAATCGAACCCGTCCAACACGATCGCGCTGATCGAAGGCCTGCGTCTCGGCAAAAACGACATTGTCGTGCGTGCAGGGCGAGCATCGGCCCGACTGACAGTCGTGAACCATCCGAAGGACGGTCCCATCCTCTCCGGACCGCACCTGACGCCCTATGAATGCCGCACAGTCGAGGCGGGACTGGGCATGCCGATCGACGGCAATTGCAACATAAAAACGCGCTATGACTGGTTCTATCGAGCCACGGACAAGGCATTCAAGCCATTGCCGTCAGGAGCGCTTCCGTCGGATCTGTCGACTACCACGACCATCGATGGCCGTACCGTGCCCTATATCGTCCGCGTCGAGGCGGGGACGATCAACCGGACCATCTACAAGATCGCAATCCTCGATGATCCCAGCAACGCGCCTGGACCGGACTGGCGACCAGGACCGGGTTGGAACGGCCGGCTGACGGTCAGTTTCGGCTTCGGCACCGGGAACAAGTATCATCAGGGGACCCTAGATCCCAAGGATGGCGTGGACGTGTTCAACGACAGGTTTCTGTCGCGCGGCTTCGCCCATCTGGTTGCTTCCGAATTCGTGAACCACGTGCACAGCAACCCCGTGCTGCAGGGTGAGGCGCTGATGATGCTCAAGGAGCACTTCATCGAGCAATATGGCCAGCCCCGCTGGACCACCGGCTCGGGCGGCTCGGGCGGCTCGGTGCAGCAATTGGGGATCGCGCAAATCTATCCGGGCTTGCTCGACGGAATCATGCCGTCCGCCTCCTTTCCCGACAACACCGTGTTTCCGGTGGCGCAGTGCGTGCTGGTGAAGGGCGCCATGAAGCGAAGCGGCAGGACATTCAGCGTCGAAAAGCAGCAGGAGATCGAGGGCCACTATCCTGGCATGTGCGATACTCTGGCTGACTTGGGCGCACTCTATTCCGCGACCGAGCCGGTCATGTGCGATCTCAAGGACACGTCGCTCGTCTATGACCCGAAGCGGAATCCTCGCGGGCCGCGCTGCGGCCTTCACGAGACATTGGCCAACATCGTGGGTCGCGATCCAGAGACGGGTTTTCGGCTGCATTTCGAAGACAATGTCGGCGTTCAATATGGCCTCAAGGGATTGAACGACGGCAGGCTCACTGTCGACGAGTTCCTCGACGTCAACGAGAATATCGGCGGGTTCGACGTCGACGGTAACTGGCAGGCGGCACGGATGCAGGGCGACCCGGCCGCCATCCGCCGCGCTTATGAAAGCGGGATCGTCAACTCCGGCGGCGGCGGACTCGCCGTCACGCCGATCGTCCAGTTCAGGACCTATACGGACCAGCTCAAGGATCTCCACGACCGCTTCCGCGACCTTGTAGTGCGAGATCGGCTGGTGCGAACCAATGGGGATGCCGAAAACCACGTGATCTGGCTCAGTTCGATCGAATCAAAGGTGGACCTGAGCGATCTCGCGCTCGACACCATGACGCGCTGGCTGGACGCGATCACGACCGATCCGGCCCCGCTCAGCCACGAGAAGGTCGTGCGCGCCCGTCCTGCCGAGGCGACCGACGCCTATTGGGATGCGGCCGACGTGAAGCATCCAGAGAAGACGTCCTGGGATCCCACGACTGCGTTCAACAAGCTGATGCCATATCATACCGATCCGATCCTGCAGGCAGGCGGGCCGACGACAGCGGATGTGCTGAAGTGCAGACTGAAGCCGATCGACTTCCGGAGCTATAGCGTAGCGTTCAGTGCCGAGCAGCAGGCCAGGCTGCGCCGCATCTTTCCCGAGGGGGTGTGCGACTACATCGAGCCCGGGATAGGGCAGGTTCCGCTGAAGGGGACCTACCAGGCCTATTGA
- a CDS encoding sensor histidine kinase — protein MGETFARCDAAPPSSSQVRWCWTASSCREDPFFRADRVRTKKGPGGVGLGLSLVRRIVEAHGGTIALAPTEDRGTRATIRLPVRNAE, from the coding sequence CTGGGCGAGACTTTCGCCCGCTGCGACGCTGCACCACCTTCTTCATCCCAGGTTCGCTGGTGCTGGACGGCGTCTTCGTGCCGCGAGGACCCGTTCTTCCGGGCCGACCGGGTCCGGACGAAAAAGGGACCTGGAGGCGTCGGCCTCGGCCTGTCGCTGGTGAGACGGATCGTCGAGGCGCATGGAGGCACCATCGCGCTCGCGCCCACGGAGGACAGGGGCACGCGTGCGACGATCCGCCTCCCGGTGCGCAACGCGGAATAG